In the Kitasatospora terrestris genome, one interval contains:
- a CDS encoding YdeI/OmpD-associated family protein yields MKFLALVEPPEPMRGLEVPPEVVEALGGGARPPVTITVNGHVWKSRVAILRGRHLLGLSNANRHAAGVEIGEEVEVEVELDTEPRAVVEPDDFARALDADPAARAAYDGLSSSRRREHVRAVESAKKPETRQRRIEKAIAALRG; encoded by the coding sequence ATGAAGTTTCTGGCCCTCGTCGAGCCGCCCGAGCCCATGCGGGGCCTGGAGGTTCCGCCCGAGGTGGTCGAGGCCCTCGGCGGGGGCGCGCGGCCGCCGGTGACGATCACGGTCAACGGGCACGTGTGGAAGAGCCGGGTCGCGATCCTGCGCGGACGCCACCTGCTCGGCCTCAGCAACGCCAACCGCCACGCCGCGGGTGTCGAGATCGGCGAGGAGGTCGAGGTGGAGGTGGAGCTGGACACCGAGCCGCGCGCGGTCGTCGAGCCGGACGACTTCGCCCGGGCCCTGGACGCCGACCCGGCCGCCCGGGCCGCGTACGACGGGCTCTCGTCCAGCCGCCGGCGCGAGCACGTGCGCGCCGTCGAGAGTGCGAAGAAGCCGGAGACGCGGCAGCGGCGGATCGAGAAGGCCATCGCCGCCCTGCGGGGCTGA
- a CDS encoding class I SAM-dependent methyltransferase yields the protein MTTTAPNEAFLQAFHAEHPAATTEAFGRGRAPDGRSSYELLCDRVAGRTRVLDLGCGDGHLLELLSRTAGKRLAGVDLSPHSLALARRRPALAGARLAEGRAQELPFADDGFDACVSHLALMLMGEIEQVAAEVARVLAPGGLLACVVGGGAVGGEAFERFLTLVRRTVEQAPASQRIPALGDRRTRSREGLDEVLGPAGFAAVTWETVPIDLGGPVAQVWAAVAGLYDLGPLDPATVERLREAFFAEVRDLTTPDGRVPCAFRIHLATARLR from the coding sequence GTGACGACCACCGCGCCGAACGAGGCGTTCCTGCAGGCGTTCCACGCCGAGCACCCGGCAGCGACCACCGAGGCGTTCGGCCGCGGCCGGGCTCCGGACGGCCGGTCCAGCTACGAGCTCCTCTGCGACCGGGTCGCCGGGAGGACCCGCGTGCTGGACCTTGGCTGCGGCGACGGCCACCTGCTCGAACTGCTGTCCCGGACGGCCGGAAAGCGCCTCGCGGGGGTGGACCTGTCCCCGCACTCCCTGGCGCTGGCGCGACGTCGACCGGCGCTCGCCGGAGCGCGGTTGGCGGAGGGCCGGGCCCAGGAGCTTCCGTTCGCCGACGACGGCTTCGACGCCTGCGTCTCCCACCTGGCCCTGATGCTGATGGGCGAGATCGAGCAGGTCGCGGCCGAGGTGGCCCGGGTGCTGGCTCCCGGCGGGCTCCTGGCCTGCGTGGTGGGGGGCGGGGCCGTCGGCGGCGAGGCGTTCGAGCGGTTCCTCACCCTGGTGCGGCGCACGGTCGAGCAGGCGCCGGCCTCGCAGCGCATCCCGGCGTTGGGGGACCGCAGGACCCGCAGCCGCGAGGGGCTCGACGAGGTCCTCGGGCCGGCCGGTTTCGCGGCGGTGACCTGGGAGACCGTTCCCATCGACCTCGGCGGACCGGTGGCGCAGGTCTGGGCCGCGGTCGCCGGCCTCTACGACCTCGGCCCGCTCGATCCCGCGACCGTGGAGCGGCTGCGCGAGGCGTTCTTCGCCGAGGTGCGGGACCTGACGACGCCGGACGGACGCGTCCCCTGCGCCTTCAGGATCCACCTCGCGACGGCGCGGCTGCGGTGA
- a CDS encoding alpha/beta fold hydrolase: MSDPMADGAPTPITPNQLAKVRSSGLWSSATTVSPEAAGVGEALVATLKGSAEQPLLTPELQQLVSDVQQIATLDWPYITAHDGIRLSAHTIRINDGKPHPVVVVPSGWTPFGWVLFEYLYLRLALRGYHVIAYSPRGIGLTFPLSDGRYLDAPFTSQGFVDVAGPNDWHDGSTVIDYAQQYFEPSKVAFFGESYGSGISQLVAANDPAARVDAVVALSTWGDLEEALLGNDTRHLAAVEALAAFTGGPEERKFDPPTRQLLKDFREGTNLEGVRDWTRERSPRTHLAGTNARSVPTFFSNTWHETLFPVNGALAVFEALTGPKHLNLWIGDHAAPEGSGLIMPGENVPVDEALAWLDHHVLGKAGEVPGWKPVRSQLMFAPTVREDSASWAEVTRRTEQLYLGAATGGQDGVLGTAPAAGWQVSFTTGQLTEAKAVDELLTTGQEEWKGNPKSYATGKFDRRYLATWVSPAGARKVRGTPHVRLTVTPAAASATLVAYLFDLAPDGTARIITHEPYTLTGAEAGRPATVEWDLQAAAYDVAADHRVMLVVGAKDKLYSDANPPLAALDLGSPAGRESRLDLPLG, from the coding sequence ATGAGCGACCCCATGGCCGACGGCGCACCCACCCCGATCACCCCGAACCAGCTGGCGAAGGTGCGGAGTTCGGGGCTCTGGTCCTCGGCCACCACCGTCTCGCCCGAGGCCGCCGGGGTGGGCGAGGCGCTGGTCGCCACGCTGAAGGGCTCCGCCGAGCAGCCGCTGCTGACGCCCGAGCTGCAGCAGCTGGTGAGCGACGTGCAGCAGATCGCCACCCTCGACTGGCCGTACATCACCGCGCACGACGGCATCCGGCTCTCCGCGCACACCATCCGGATCAACGACGGCAAGCCGCACCCGGTGGTCGTCGTCCCGTCCGGGTGGACGCCGTTCGGCTGGGTGCTGTTCGAGTACCTCTACCTGCGGCTGGCCCTGCGCGGCTACCACGTGATCGCGTACTCCCCGCGCGGCATCGGCCTGACCTTCCCGCTCTCCGACGGCCGCTACCTCGACGCCCCGTTCACCTCCCAGGGCTTCGTGGACGTCGCCGGGCCGAACGACTGGCACGACGGCTCCACGGTGATCGACTACGCGCAGCAGTACTTCGAGCCGAGCAAGGTCGCGTTCTTCGGCGAGTCCTACGGTTCGGGCATCAGCCAGCTGGTGGCGGCGAACGACCCGGCGGCCCGGGTCGACGCCGTGGTGGCGCTGAGCACCTGGGGCGACCTGGAGGAGGCCCTGCTCGGCAACGACACCCGGCACCTGGCCGCCGTCGAGGCGCTCGCCGCGTTCACCGGCGGGCCGGAGGAGCGCAAGTTCGACCCGCCGACCCGGCAGCTGCTCAAGGACTTCCGCGAGGGGACGAACCTCGAAGGCGTCCGCGACTGGACCCGGGAGCGCTCGCCGCGCACCCACCTCGCCGGGACCAACGCCCGCTCCGTCCCGACCTTCTTCTCCAACACCTGGCACGAGACGCTGTTCCCGGTCAACGGCGCGCTGGCCGTGTTCGAGGCGCTGACCGGCCCGAAGCACCTCAACCTCTGGATCGGCGACCACGCCGCGCCCGAGGGCAGCGGGCTGATCATGCCGGGCGAGAACGTGCCGGTGGACGAGGCGCTCGCCTGGCTCGACCACCACGTCCTGGGCAAGGCCGGCGAGGTGCCCGGCTGGAAGCCGGTCCGCAGCCAGCTGATGTTCGCCCCCACCGTCCGCGAGGACAGCGCGAGTTGGGCCGAGGTCACCCGGCGCACCGAGCAGCTGTACCTGGGTGCGGCGACCGGCGGCCAGGACGGCGTGCTCGGCACGGCGCCCGCCGCCGGGTGGCAGGTGTCGTTCACCACCGGCCAGCTCACCGAGGCCAAGGCCGTGGACGAGCTGCTGACCACCGGCCAGGAGGAGTGGAAGGGCAACCCGAAGTCGTACGCGACCGGGAAGTTCGACCGCCGCTACCTCGCCACCTGGGTCTCCCCCGCCGGGGCGCGCAAGGTGCGCGGCACCCCGCACGTCCGGCTGACCGTCACCCCCGCCGCCGCGTCGGCGACGCTGGTGGCCTACCTGTTCGACCTCGCGCCGGACGGCACCGCCCGCATCATCACCCACGAGCCGTACACGCTCACCGGGGCCGAGGCGGGCCGGCCCGCCACCGTCGAGTGGGACCTCCAGGCCGCGGCCTACGACGTCGCCGCCGACCACCGGGTGATGCTGGTGGTCGGCGCCAAGGACAAGCTCTACTCCGACGCCAACCCGCCGCTCGCCGCCCTCGACCTCGGCTCCCCCGCCGGCCGCGAGTCCCGCCTCGACCTGCCGCTCGGCTGA
- a CDS encoding Gfo/Idh/MocA family protein produces MDLSTDLAPLNVGLIGYGIAGAVFHAPLISTTPGLRLAAVVTSDPARREQAARNHPQAALLPDADALWAAAPELGLDLVVVASPNRTHIPLATAALEAGLPVVVDKPLAATSAEAEKLAALAAERGLLLSVFQNRRWDGDFRTVRQLVASGRLGRVNRFESRFERWRPALSGAWRELGDPAEAGGLLFDLGSHLVDQALQLFGPATRVYAELDARRTGAATDDDSFVALTHADGTRSHLWMSATAGDLGPRFRVLGSRGAYVTHGLDGQEDALRRGRTPADPDWGVLPRERWGSLRAGDTVEPVATLPGAYQDYYAGLVRALHGHGPVPVGADDAIEALRVLEAAQRSARDGAAVTL; encoded by the coding sequence ATGGACCTCAGCACGGACCTTGCGCCCCTCAATGTGGGACTCATCGGCTACGGCATCGCCGGTGCGGTCTTCCACGCGCCCCTGATCAGCACCACGCCGGGCCTGCGCCTCGCGGCCGTGGTGACCTCCGACCCGGCCCGCCGCGAGCAGGCCGCCCGCAACCACCCGCAGGCCGCGCTGCTCCCGGACGCCGACGCGCTGTGGGCTGCCGCCCCCGAGCTGGGCCTGGACCTGGTCGTGGTCGCCTCCCCCAACCGCACCCACATCCCGCTGGCCACCGCCGCCCTGGAGGCCGGGCTGCCGGTCGTGGTCGACAAGCCGCTCGCCGCCACCTCCGCCGAGGCCGAGAAGCTGGCCGCCCTCGCCGCCGAGCGGGGCCTGCTGCTCAGCGTCTTCCAGAACCGCCGCTGGGACGGCGACTTCCGCACCGTCCGGCAGCTGGTCGCCTCCGGCCGGCTCGGCCGGGTCAACCGGTTCGAGTCGCGCTTCGAGCGCTGGCGCCCCGCGCTCAGCGGCGCCTGGCGGGAGCTCGGCGACCCGGCCGAGGCCGGCGGCCTGCTCTTCGACCTCGGCTCCCACCTCGTCGACCAGGCGCTGCAGCTCTTCGGCCCCGCGACCCGGGTCTACGCCGAACTGGACGCCCGCCGCACCGGTGCCGCCACCGACGACGACAGCTTCGTCGCTCTCACCCACGCCGACGGCACCCGCTCCCACCTGTGGATGAGCGCCACCGCCGGCGACCTCGGCCCCCGCTTCCGGGTCCTCGGCTCGCGGGGCGCATACGTCACCCACGGCCTCGACGGCCAGGAGGACGCGCTGCGCCGGGGCCGCACCCCCGCCGACCCCGACTGGGGCGTCCTCCCCCGCGAGCGCTGGGGCTCCCTGCGCGCCGGGGACACCGTCGAACCGGTGGCCACCCTGCCCGGCGCCTACCAGGACTACTACGCGGGCCTGGTCCGGGCACTGCACGGGCACGGGCCCGTCCCGGTCGGGGCGGACGACGCCATCGAGGCGCTGCGCGTCCTGGAGGCCGCGCAGCGCTCCGCCCGCGACGGCGCGGCGGTGACCCTTTGA
- a CDS encoding ROK family protein, with the protein MSTDPAPHGALNLALLRDRNDTAVLRAVRAAADSGTSRVELAARTGLTAQAISKITARLLDEGLLTEAGRERVAGRSGKPRTLLRLVPGSRCALGVEIGRRDLRLLRVDLTGTVTALAEAPTDPGGEPGPTLDLIAAAVRDLTADSAPGHVLGLGVACPGPLDTRDGVLHQVTGMPSWHGLHLREALASRTGLPVLVEKNTTAGVLGGLGPDNRAFVYLGDGLGAGLVLGGHVQRGARTNAGEFGHQCIDPAGPPCACGARGCLEAVCLDALRAGRTADAATALAIGVANLVRLLDVEEVVLGGAALLADPAPYEAAIRAELGDRLPDPHWQHVTLSRATGLAVPRGAAGLALARLFG; encoded by the coding sequence GTGAGCACCGACCCCGCCCCCCACGGCGCCCTCAACCTCGCCCTGCTGCGCGACCGGAACGACACCGCGGTCCTGCGGGCCGTGCGCGCCGCGGCCGACAGCGGCACCAGCCGGGTCGAACTGGCCGCCCGCACCGGCCTCACCGCCCAGGCCATCAGCAAGATCACCGCACGCCTGCTCGACGAGGGCCTGCTCACCGAGGCCGGCCGGGAACGCGTCGCCGGCCGGAGCGGCAAGCCCCGCACCCTGCTGCGCCTGGTACCCGGCTCCCGCTGCGCCCTCGGCGTCGAGATCGGCCGCCGCGACCTGCGCCTGCTCCGGGTCGACCTCACCGGCACCGTCACCGCGCTGGCCGAGGCTCCGACGGACCCAGGCGGCGAACCCGGCCCGACCCTCGACCTGATCGCCGCCGCGGTCCGCGACCTGACGGCGGACTCCGCGCCGGGCCACGTGCTGGGCCTGGGCGTGGCCTGTCCGGGGCCGCTCGACACCCGCGACGGCGTCCTGCACCAGGTCACCGGCATGCCCAGCTGGCACGGCCTGCACCTGCGCGAGGCCCTGGCGTCCCGCACCGGGCTGCCGGTCCTGGTGGAGAAGAACACCACCGCCGGCGTCCTCGGCGGCCTGGGACCCGACAACCGGGCCTTCGTCTACCTCGGCGACGGCCTCGGGGCCGGTCTGGTCCTCGGCGGGCACGTCCAGCGCGGCGCCCGCACCAACGCCGGCGAGTTCGGCCACCAGTGCATCGACCCGGCCGGCCCGCCGTGCGCCTGCGGCGCCCGGGGGTGCCTGGAGGCCGTCTGCCTCGACGCCCTGCGGGCCGGTCGCACCGCGGACGCCGCGACCGCGCTCGCCATCGGCGTCGCCAACCTGGTCCGGCTGCTCGACGTCGAGGAGGTCGTCCTCGGCGGCGCCGCGCTCCTCGCGGATCCCGCGCCGTACGAGGCCGCGATCCGGGCCGAGCTCGGCGACCGCCTGCCCGACCCGCACTGGCAGCACGTCACCCTCTCCCGCGCCACCGGCCTCGCCGTCCCCCGGGGCGCCGCCGGTCTCGCGCTGGCCCGCCTCTTCGGCTGA
- a CDS encoding tellurite resistance/C4-dicarboxylate transporter family protein, which yields MIATAPSGDTHAPPGWWARLPPAAGSAVMATGIVSVGLHLVGRPVLSGILLVVAAAGWALLATAFALTFLRDRKRWAANADTPPALTAVAATAVLGTRLSLLGWQGVAAALLAVAAAAWPGLLAAVLRHWHHHMPGAAFLVCVATEGLAVLSGTLALAHHGTWLIWPSLVAFVLGIGLYVAALTRFDLRQVTTGPGDHWIAGGALAICALAATKLTGWPSWTGAAHTALRTTTLVLLALDLAWYLVLFTAEIRHPRLHYNIRRWATVFPLGMTAVATLSTSTAAHIAWLRPLGQALLWIAVAAWLLTAALLVADTARRREASPGNASVG from the coding sequence ATGATCGCTACGGCACCGTCCGGTGACACCCACGCGCCCCCGGGCTGGTGGGCCCGCCTGCCACCCGCCGCCGGATCGGCCGTGATGGCCACCGGCATCGTGTCCGTCGGCCTGCACCTGGTCGGACGGCCGGTCCTCTCCGGGATCCTGCTCGTGGTCGCCGCCGCCGGGTGGGCCCTGCTCGCCACCGCGTTCGCGCTCACCTTCCTCCGCGACCGCAAGCGGTGGGCCGCCAACGCCGACACCCCGCCCGCACTCACCGCCGTCGCCGCCACCGCCGTCCTCGGCACCCGGCTGTCGCTGCTCGGCTGGCAGGGCGTCGCGGCCGCCCTGCTGGCGGTCGCCGCCGCGGCGTGGCCCGGGCTGCTGGCCGCGGTCCTGCGGCACTGGCACCACCACATGCCCGGCGCCGCCTTCCTGGTCTGCGTCGCCACCGAGGGCCTCGCCGTCCTCTCCGGCACCCTCGCCCTCGCCCACCACGGCACCTGGCTGATCTGGCCGTCCCTGGTCGCGTTCGTCCTCGGGATCGGCCTGTACGTCGCCGCGCTGACCCGCTTCGACCTCCGCCAGGTCACCACCGGACCGGGCGACCACTGGATCGCCGGCGGCGCCCTCGCCATCTGCGCCCTCGCCGCCACCAAGCTCACCGGCTGGCCGTCCTGGACCGGAGCCGCCCACACCGCCCTGCGCACGACCACCCTCGTCCTGCTGGCCCTCGACCTGGCCTGGTACCTGGTGCTGTTCACCGCGGAGATCCGCCACCCCCGGCTGCACTACAACATCCGCCGCTGGGCCACCGTCTTCCCGCTCGGCATGACCGCGGTCGCCACCCTCTCCACCTCCACCGCCGCGCACATCGCCTGGCTGCGCCCGCTCGGCCAGGCCCTGCTCTGGATCGCCGTCGCCGCGTGGCTGCTCACCGCGGCCCTGCTCGTCGCCGACACCGCCCGCCGGCGCGAAGCCTCCCCCGGGAACGCGTCCGTCGGCTAG
- a CDS encoding dioxygenase: protein MTTEHPVAADREQAVTDRVLASFDGAADPRLREVMRSLVRHLHAFAREVRLSEAEWEGAMGFLARAGRITDERRQEFVMLSDVLGLSMLTVAVNEHGAPGATEATVLGPFFAEDAPEVPLGGDLGRGAAGPPCFVSGQVRSLDGTPVGGARLDVWGADADGFYDVQYAGDRSAGRGRPATDPDGRYRFWTVLPAAYPIPCDGPVGDLLAAAGRRPMRPAHLHFRAAAPGHRTLVTHVFVAGDPYLADDVVFGVRDSLVVDAEHHPAGPAPDGTHRPTPWTSIAFDLVLVPDDRS, encoded by the coding sequence ATGACGACCGAACACCCCGTCGCCGCGGACCGGGAGCAGGCGGTGACCGACCGCGTGCTCGCGAGCTTCGACGGCGCCGCCGACCCGAGGCTGCGCGAGGTGATGCGGAGCCTGGTGAGGCACCTGCACGCCTTCGCCCGGGAGGTGCGGCTCAGCGAGGCGGAGTGGGAGGGCGCGATGGGCTTCCTCGCCCGGGCCGGCCGGATCACCGACGAGCGGCGGCAGGAGTTCGTCATGCTGTCCGACGTGCTCGGGCTGTCGATGCTCACCGTCGCCGTCAACGAGCACGGCGCGCCGGGGGCGACCGAGGCGACCGTGCTCGGGCCGTTCTTCGCCGAGGACGCGCCCGAGGTCCCGCTCGGCGGGGACCTCGGGCGCGGGGCCGCCGGGCCGCCGTGCTTCGTCTCGGGCCAGGTGCGCTCCCTGGACGGCACGCCCGTCGGCGGCGCGCGCCTGGACGTCTGGGGCGCCGACGCCGACGGCTTCTACGACGTCCAGTACGCCGGCGACCGCTCGGCGGGCCGCGGCCGGCCGGCGACGGACCCCGACGGCCGCTACCGCTTCTGGACCGTCCTGCCGGCGGCGTACCCGATCCCGTGCGACGGCCCGGTCGGCGACCTCCTCGCCGCCGCCGGCCGACGCCCGATGCGCCCGGCCCACCTGCACTTCCGGGCCGCCGCACCGGGCCACCGGACCCTGGTCACCCACGTCTTCGTGGCTGGCGACCCTTACCTCGCGGACGACGTGGTGTTCGGCGTCAGGGACAGCCTCGTCGTCGACGCCGAACACCACCCCGCCGGCCCCGCCCCCGACGGGACGCACCGCCCGACGCCGTGGACGAGCATCGCCTTCGACCTGGTGCTCGTCCCCGACGACCGGTCCTGA
- a CDS encoding CAP domain-containing protein has protein sequence MAEYATEDQAGRSAAPGRGTGGGSHRRTGSGRHRARARSAAKPLLTVVAVAATAASAVVGSKVLFTSGPQDGRTAAAPDPSLPDGDVPLASSQTALPPVAPSPQNSASPTSLPSGSASTVAVQQSSTPTAAPSTPRTTAPSTPRATPAPTGKPGTGTGADLDAAANQVLALINQARAAQGVAPLQMLAGLQTSADAHNRTMAAGCGLSHQCPGEPAFGDRERAAGVKWGTAGENIGDGGPVANTTDAIAKMALGLTNSMLAEQPPNDGHRRNILNPAFHHVGIELLRDASGTVWMTQDFSD, from the coding sequence ATGGCGGAGTACGCGACCGAGGACCAGGCCGGCCGGAGCGCCGCGCCCGGACGCGGGACGGGCGGCGGATCGCACCGGCGGACCGGCAGCGGCCGGCACCGGGCGAGAGCCCGGTCCGCCGCGAAGCCGCTGCTCACCGTGGTCGCGGTCGCGGCGACGGCGGCGAGCGCGGTGGTCGGGAGCAAGGTGCTGTTCACCTCCGGCCCGCAGGACGGCCGGACGGCCGCCGCCCCCGACCCCTCCCTCCCGGACGGCGACGTACCGCTCGCCTCCAGCCAGACCGCCCTGCCGCCGGTGGCCCCCTCCCCGCAGAACTCGGCGAGCCCGACCAGCCTGCCGAGCGGATCGGCCAGCACCGTCGCCGTCCAGCAGTCCAGCACCCCCACCGCCGCCCCGAGCACCCCGCGCACCACCGCTCCGTCCACCCCGCGGGCCACCCCGGCACCCACCGGCAAGCCCGGCACCGGCACCGGCGCCGACCTCGACGCCGCGGCCAACCAGGTGCTCGCCCTGATCAACCAGGCCCGCGCCGCCCAGGGCGTCGCCCCGCTGCAGATGCTCGCCGGCCTGCAGACCAGCGCGGACGCGCACAACCGCACCATGGCGGCCGGCTGCGGCCTGTCCCACCAGTGCCCCGGCGAGCCCGCCTTCGGCGACCGCGAACGCGCCGCCGGCGTCAAGTGGGGCACCGCGGGCGAGAACATCGGCGACGGCGGCCCGGTCGCCAACACCACCGACGCGATAGCCAAGATGGCCCTCGGCCTCACCAACAGCATGCTCGCCGAGCAGCCGCCCAACGACGGCCACCGCCGCAACATCCTCAACCCGGCGTTCCACCACGTCGGCATCGAGCTGCTGCGCGACGCCTCCGGCACGGTCTGGATGACCCAGGACTTCTCGGACTGA
- a CDS encoding S53 family peptidase: protein MRTPAAARRTALAVTGAAALALSAFATAAPAGAAADPQVYSKDGTSWVRACDTLAHGDTMACHALRVTSTVEHVNALGVTPNAVPSGYGPGDLLSAYKLPANGGAGMTVAIVDAYNDPSAESDMAVYRSQYGLPACTKASGCFRQVNQTGGSSLPANNTGWAGEISLDLDMVSAIAPNAKIVLVEASSATMANLGTSVNTAVSLGARFVSNSYGGGESSADTSYDSSYFNHPGVAITVSSGDSAYGAEYPAASRYVTAVGGTALKRSSTARGWTESVWLTNSTEGTGSGCSKYDAKPTWQKDTGCAKRTVADVSAVADPATGVAVYQTYGGSGWAVYGGTSASAPIIAGVYALGGAPSGGSAPASFPYARTTALFDVTTGSNGSCSPAYLCKAGAGYDGPTGLGTPNGTAAFKG, encoded by the coding sequence ATGCGCACTCCCGCCGCAGCCCGCCGCACGGCCCTCGCCGTCACGGGCGCCGCCGCCCTCGCCCTCTCCGCCTTCGCGACCGCCGCCCCGGCGGGCGCGGCCGCCGACCCGCAGGTGTACTCCAAGGACGGCACGTCCTGGGTCAGGGCGTGCGACACCCTCGCCCACGGCGACACCATGGCCTGCCACGCGCTGCGCGTGACCAGCACCGTGGAGCACGTCAACGCCCTGGGCGTGACCCCGAACGCCGTCCCGTCCGGCTACGGCCCGGGCGACCTGCTGAGCGCGTACAAGCTGCCCGCGAACGGCGGGGCCGGGATGACCGTCGCGATCGTGGACGCCTACAACGACCCCAGCGCCGAGTCGGACATGGCGGTCTACCGCTCCCAGTACGGCCTGCCGGCCTGCACCAAGGCCAGCGGCTGCTTCCGGCAGGTCAACCAGACCGGCGGCAGCAGCCTCCCGGCGAACAACACCGGCTGGGCGGGCGAGATCTCGCTCGACCTCGACATGGTCTCGGCGATCGCCCCCAACGCGAAGATCGTCCTGGTCGAGGCGAGCAGTGCCACCATGGCCAACCTCGGCACCTCGGTGAACACCGCGGTCAGCCTCGGCGCGAGGTTCGTCTCCAACAGCTACGGCGGCGGCGAGTCCTCCGCCGACACCTCGTACGACAGCTCCTACTTCAACCACCCGGGCGTCGCCATCACCGTCTCCTCCGGCGACTCCGCGTACGGCGCGGAGTACCCGGCCGCCTCCCGGTACGTGACCGCGGTCGGCGGCACCGCCCTCAAGCGGTCCTCCACCGCCCGCGGCTGGACGGAGAGCGTCTGGCTCACCAACTCCACCGAGGGCACCGGCTCGGGCTGCTCCAAGTACGACGCCAAGCCCACCTGGCAGAAGGACACCGGCTGCGCCAAGCGCACCGTCGCCGACGTCTCCGCCGTCGCCGACCCGGCCACCGGTGTCGCGGTGTACCAGACCTACGGCGGCAGCGGCTGGGCGGTGTACGGCGGCACCAGCGCCTCCGCGCCGATCATCGCGGGCGTGTACGCGCTGGGCGGCGCCCCGTCCGGCGGTTCCGCCCCGGCGTCCTTCCCGTACGCCCGCACCACCGCGCTGTTCGACGTGACCACCGGCTCCAACGGCAGCTGCTCGCCGGCCTACCTCTGCAAGGCCGGCGCCGGCTACGACGGCCCGACCGGCCTCGGCACGCCGAACGGCACCGCGGCCTTCAAGGGCTGA
- a CDS encoding glycerophosphodiester phosphodiesterase translates to MGRIRGEFLASPLALAALFTAAVWPLVGSGPARAAPACPRMTVVGHRGSPATAPENTMASFAAAVRDGADWLETDVLVSKDGVPVILHDSTLERLTGTAGRVADLTVAELDRLRITVGPGDPQPIPHLTDLLDWVRAAGVHLLLEIKEIGRPEDATTIGRLAAASGADIEITSFYPEHLKAAHAAAPDLPLTLIQGSWYARDPEGLPLAAVAVEHVLATPERTRAEHAAGRAVYGWIANDSGTWQTLRANGVDALITDAPGAARAWLDQQPTSCGGSA, encoded by the coding sequence ATGGGACGGATCCGTGGTGAGTTCCTCGCGTCGCCGCTCGCCCTCGCAGCGCTGTTCACTGCGGCGGTGTGGCCTCTGGTCGGTTCGGGGCCCGCGCGGGCGGCGCCCGCCTGCCCGCGGATGACCGTGGTCGGGCACCGCGGTTCGCCCGCGACCGCACCGGAGAACACGATGGCCTCGTTCGCGGCGGCCGTCCGGGACGGAGCGGACTGGCTGGAGACGGACGTCCTGGTCAGCAAGGACGGCGTCCCGGTGATCCTCCACGATTCGACGCTCGAACGGCTCACCGGCACCGCCGGGCGGGTCGCCGACCTCACCGTCGCCGAACTGGACCGCCTCCGGATCACGGTCGGGCCCGGCGACCCCCAGCCGATCCCGCACCTGACCGACCTGCTGGACTGGGTGCGCGCGGCCGGCGTCCACCTGCTGCTGGAGATCAAGGAGATCGGCCGCCCGGAGGACGCCACGACCATCGGCCGGCTCGCCGCCGCCAGCGGCGCGGACATCGAGATCACGTCCTTCTACCCCGAGCACCTCAAGGCCGCGCACGCGGCGGCGCCCGACCTCCCGCTGACGCTGATCCAGGGCTCCTGGTACGCCCGCGACCCGGAGGGACTGCCGCTGGCCGCCGTCGCCGTCGAGCACGTCCTCGCGACCCCCGAGCGCACCAGGGCCGAGCACGCCGCCGGCCGGGCCGTCTACGGCTGGATCGCCAACGACAGCGGCACCTGGCAGACCCTGCGGGCCAACGGCGTGGACGCGCTCATCACCGACGCCCCCGGGGCCGCCCGCGCCTGGCTCGACCAGCAGCCGACCTCCTGCGGGGGGAGCGCGTAG
- a CDS encoding VOC family protein, giving the protein MKAHVSSILLGVRDLDRAKRFYTEGLGWKIRNDFGISVFFESDGASPVGFYDREGLAAQVGTDAEGSGFSGLVLTYVVRSEARVDEIMAEASAAGATIVKPAGALPWGGYGGTFADPDGYIWSLGHSDAGVDQPYAE; this is encoded by the coding sequence ATGAAGGCGCACGTCAGCTCGATCCTGCTCGGCGTCCGGGACCTGGACCGGGCCAAGCGGTTCTACACCGAGGGCCTCGGCTGGAAGATCCGGAACGACTTCGGCATCTCGGTGTTCTTCGAGTCGGACGGCGCCTCGCCGGTCGGCTTCTACGACCGCGAGGGCCTGGCCGCCCAGGTGGGCACGGACGCGGAGGGCAGCGGCTTCAGCGGACTGGTCCTGACGTACGTCGTGCGCAGCGAGGCGCGGGTCGACGAGATCATGGCGGAGGCCTCGGCGGCCGGCGCCACGATCGTCAAGCCGGCCGGCGCGCTGCCGTGGGGCGGGTACGGCGGCACCTTCGCCGACCCGGACGGCTACATCTGGAGCCTCGGCCACAGCGACGCGGGCGTCGACCAGCCCTATGCCGAGTAG